A part of Saliniradius amylolyticus genomic DNA contains:
- a CDS encoding amidohydrolase family protein: protein MKKLALATLIAGLCSTQALAEDIAIVGGYTHTMNGLGAVQNATVLISDGRIESVTSGGEVPAGYRVIDARDKVVTPGLIGAFTQLGLVEVGYSAGTVDASHTLDSYSPLGAALDVSYAINPDSSLIPISRIEGFTSAVSAMSHTNRLFHGQGAVITLGDNANPVIKSKALMVLAVDNDGADDNGGSRAALWPKLDDALATADSLNGDKLGPNDRWYGQFPKEDVNALIPVVQGQMPLVIEAHRASDIRQIIALKDRYSKLDLVLLEGSEAWRVADELADADIPVILNPESNLPYAFDQLGATLANASRLSEAGVTIAIGVETHNIRLATQHAGNAVSYGLPWEEGLAALTINTARIFGVDTDYGSLEAGKVADVVVWSGDPLEVMEAPEHVVINGEEVNLESRQTKLRDRYLNLEQDKPHGYVRP, encoded by the coding sequence TAGCGACCTTAATTGCCGGCTTGTGCTCCACTCAGGCGCTGGCCGAGGATATTGCCATTGTAGGCGGTTATACCCACACCATGAATGGCCTGGGGGCAGTGCAAAATGCTACCGTATTGATCAGCGACGGCCGTATAGAGTCGGTCACCTCTGGTGGTGAGGTACCGGCCGGTTACCGAGTGATCGATGCCAGAGATAAGGTCGTCACACCAGGCCTTATCGGTGCCTTTACTCAATTGGGACTCGTGGAAGTAGGGTATTCGGCCGGTACTGTGGACGCCTCCCACACACTGGACAGTTATTCGCCGCTGGGAGCAGCCTTGGATGTGTCCTATGCCATCAACCCAGACTCCAGTCTGATCCCGATTAGCCGTATCGAGGGCTTTACCTCGGCGGTGAGCGCCATGTCACATACCAACCGGCTATTCCATGGCCAGGGCGCGGTGATCACTCTGGGTGATAATGCTAACCCTGTCATCAAGTCTAAGGCGCTGATGGTGCTGGCGGTGGATAACGACGGCGCCGATGACAACGGCGGCTCCCGCGCGGCACTGTGGCCCAAGCTGGATGATGCGCTGGCCACCGCCGATAGTCTGAACGGCGATAAGTTGGGACCGAATGATCGCTGGTATGGTCAGTTCCCCAAGGAGGACGTCAATGCGCTAATCCCGGTGGTACAGGGCCAGATGCCGCTGGTGATCGAAGCCCATCGTGCCTCAGATATTCGCCAGATAATTGCCCTTAAAGACCGCTATTCAAAATTAGATTTGGTATTGCTGGAGGGCTCTGAGGCCTGGCGCGTTGCCGATGAGCTGGCCGATGCGGACATTCCGGTAATCCTTAACCCCGAATCCAATCTGCCCTATGCTTTCGATCAGTTGGGCGCGACCCTGGCCAACGCCAGCCGCCTGAGTGAGGCAGGGGTGACCATTGCCATTGGTGTGGAAACACATAATATCCGCCTTGCGACCCAGCATGCCGGTAATGCGGTTTCTTATGGCCTACCCTGGGAGGAGGGCCTGGCGGCGCTGACCATCAACACCGCCAGGATCTTTGGCGTGGACACCGACTATGGCAGCCTGGAAGCGGGCAAAGTCGCCGATGTGGTGGTCTGGTCCGGCGATCCTCTGGAAGTCATGGAGGCTCCTGAGCATGTGGTTATCAATGGCGAGGAGGTCAACCTCGAATCCCGCCAGACCAAGCTTAGAGATCGTTATCTAAACCTGGAACAAGATAAGCCGCACGGCTATGTGCGTCCCTAG